From a single Bemisia tabaci chromosome 10, PGI_BMITA_v3 genomic region:
- the LOC109037767 gene encoding uncharacterized protein, with the protein MTQQVSHNQSILDRLRTKFLPEAVASGAFGDVTFVGFEPSPRQDLDQYMSDIVFGDVILSTSQGRRAESVVVKVHPNTDYAAGFEIGAHFHNEALFYCEIIPFFQKYDGDGFLNASVPGFLYGRATGNPEDDVIILRDVTKEGFRMTEERLFLDEKHIKLALDRLAKFHSLSFKSLHEDPAGFQRLVAKIQTQSVKAPTRPDSKFDFNRLKFRGLEPLKRDPKYADRLPALEKHCEGAIKWMGSLKVHPGPLSVLTRGDCTRNNLMFKYEGNEPCEVVFVDWAVLRYSTLVIDLSVLLTLNTSPEAKRTHWDDYLHTYHSALSRQLQGYPAIPFETLEKEMREKGVYGYYWSVFLLPAALETDAKNRLEALAKDDEAKMRYLMEFGGPQATAYLGEIVKFMFDRNYVFEL; encoded by the exons ATGACTCAACAAGTATCTCACAACCAATCAATTCTCGATCGGCTACGAACCAAATTCTTGCCGGAGGCAGTCGCTTCCGGAGCTTTTGGTGACGTCACTTTCGTGGGTTTCGAGCCATCGCCGCGGCAGGACCTCGACCAATACATGTCAGACATCGTCTTCGGTGACGTCATCTTGTCCACCTCTCAGGGTCGCCGTGCGGAGTCTGTGGTCGTGAAAGTCCACCCCAACACAGACTACGCAGCCGGATTCGAGATCGGTGCTCACTTTCACAATGAAGCACTCTTCTACTGCGAG ATTATTCCGTTTTTCCAAAAATACGACGGTGATGGCTTTTTGAACGCATCGGTGCCCGGTTTCTTATACGGACGTGCGACAGGGAATCCAGAGGATGACGTCATCATTCTGAGGGATGTAACGAAGGAGGGATTCCGCATGACCGAGGAGAGATTGTTTTTGGACGAGAAGCACATCAAACTAGCACTGGATAG GTTAGCTAAATTCCACTCTCTCTCCTTCAAGAGCCTGCACGAAGATCCGGCGGGTTTCCAGAGGCTCGTGGCCAAAATCCAGACTCAGTCGGTCAAGGCCCCCACGCGACCCGACAGCAAATTCGATTTCAACAGGCTCAAATTCCGCGGCCTGGAGCCCCTTAAAAGGGACCCGAAGTACGCGGACAGGTTGCCGGCCCTGGAAAAACACTGCGAAGGGGCCATCAAGTGGATGGGCAGTCTTAAAGTTCACCCGGGCCCGCTTAGCGTGCTGACTCGAGGCGACTGCACGAGGAACAACCTCATGTTCAAGTACGAGGGGAACGAGCCTTGTGAGGTTGTGTTTGTCGACTGGGCTGTCTTGAG GTACAGCACACTAGTAATAGACTTGAGCGTGTTGCTGACCCTCAACACCTCCCCGGAGGCAAAGCGGACCCACTGGGACGACTACCTCCACACATACCACAGCGCCCTCTCGCGGCAGCTCCAGGGATACCCCGCCATACCCTTCGAGACCTTGGAGAAGGAGATGCGGGAAAAAGGCGTTTACGGGTACTACTGGTCAGTCTTCCTCCTTCCGGCCGCCCTTGAGACGGACGCCAAAAACCGACTCGAAGCCCTCGCCAAAGACGATGAGGCCAAGATGAGATACCTGATGGAATTTGGTGGGCCCCAAGCTACAGCGTATCTTGGCGAGATCGTTAAGTTCATGTTTGATAGGAACTATGTGTTTGAGCTCTAG